From Cannabis sativa cultivar Pink pepper isolate KNU-18-1 chromosome 8, ASM2916894v1, whole genome shotgun sequence, a single genomic window includes:
- the LOC133029930 gene encoding uncharacterized protein LOC133029930, with translation MLFGMMHIWESINGLRKIFKFYDPELLTVHGINDEEQSQSFDDAARRLANWLSLMNNNHQMFFIPWNIGMHWTLVVVAPRKIIHLNPVKGRPIPEEIEQMIGRAFMYIGDAHQYLGPWQGISQANCPRQPKSQECGFYVLKYITDIVARANPNRYIQDQKAFGGKKQYDPKTELLPLQRKWIEQLMAVIHGDD, from the exons atgctgtttggaatgat gcacatatgggagagcatcaacggtctgagaaaaattttcaagttttacgacccagagcttctcacagtgcatgggatcaacgatgaagaacagagtcagtcttttgacgatgcggcaagacgattggctaattggttatcattaatgaacaacaaccaccaaatgttctttattccttggaatatcgg gatgcattggacgctagtggtggttgcgccaaggaaaattatccatttaaaccctgtaaaaggccgcccaattcccgaagaaatagaacaaatgatcggaag ggcattcatgtatataggggacgcacatcagtatcttggcccgtggcaaggaatttcacaagcaaactgtccaagacaacctaaaagccaagaatgcggtttttatgttttgaaatatatcactgacatcgtcgcacgtgccaaccccaaccgttacatacaagatcaaaaagct tttgggggtaagaagcaatacgatccaaaaacagaattgttaccactacagcgaaagtggatcgaacaattgatggcggtgattcacggtgacgattga